A section of the Naumovozyma dairenensis CBS 421 chromosome 5, complete genome genome encodes:
- the ECM21 gene encoding Ecm21p (similar to Saccharomyces cerevisiae ECM21 (YBL101C) and CSR2 (YPR030W); ancestral locus Anc_7.436), whose product MPFISQRITYDYDQHKNNHNAPKVSSTSASSDYIRNNSRQKTPSPTKRTMPHHAKTDRRRSSTVKGSLFNFLNHSHAYDDNKTSDTTSNSATTATSLSNVGHISRKSTTDAIPTNNTVCIHNDIQQRNKNHAVPPCSSDNRADGDTWNNTTNSTIPRNILTNGHLTDITSSPPSTNETCSSVTDNSSADNLSSNKRSTASIKFNNKQFLKEYLNNWGFLNPKELATKRDEFFKMYIATSGDNVFLPTISSNDDEYLARLNGLQDEEDDILLIEGIDLSTGDSHGRNTNSNGTGPSRHESLHNADDVTAEQLSEIHTGTALGGDSEVNGSRVPLDADEPRSSSPSSLEMDNSMVALRIAVIISLNKETALSDIEVELCSRVKIFWNNGVPPTKTFNEEFYTLGATRWSLNQANFNLYIPPHVSSTEQIIENNSILRENEVFKNMPVDKRVYLDKTKSRKSFMNSIKATSRNRFKPGDYIFVLPVLFSNDVPESIYLPSARVSYKIRVGTKFKNRVNQNNRGRHNNSDKLQVSSSASSLNVTEMESTQSHKYVSKGLFKKVKNHLHIQNQSSKNEDKDVTNELLSEYPIHIIRTPPPISISTANKPIFINRVWTDSLAYEISFSQKYVPLNNEIPIKIKLAPMVKNICVKRIRVSITEKITFVSKNYEFEYDQVDPVAKDPYNPYYLDFASKRRKERNLNLLEIRTKEKGARAMREEIVENCYDDNLLSYSTIDTGSVHSKNEEEKKVGITEPIIIETKLEFPKYADLARKSAKVTPPYGIDIYTNVPTFDRTAADDHHRSSVISFLSGHKSSFSSTKKNSQEDGEHNQHENINPRFRETRFRTNSGTNVKHHTKLNRPKRGLYLDSLHFSNIHCKHKLEIMLRISKPDLAIPGKLRHYEVLIDTPIFLVSELCNSGNMELPTYDMATSEFEPLNEAMLLAPPPAFEEAISVPASPIGSPDLLASYEPDLSSIQQLSLSRSTSISSQGGQLDGSNPVLAGPSTSPIRDGDDLRFNNLDKLLASPVPSGGRSNAFFREHRPSEDDALFKEDYSMAKPTRKVPRQIGGDRAIDDDAVADDGMRAGSHSPITEGHFHSPPNYDDIVSR is encoded by the coding sequence ATGCCGTTTATAAGTCAAAGGATAACGTATGATTACGACCAacataaaaataatcaCAATGCACCCAAAGTGAGTAGCACCTCGGCTAGCAGTGATTATATCAGGAACAACTCAAGGCAAAAGACGCCTTCTCCAACTAAGAGAACTATGCCACATCATGCAAAAACTGACAGAAGGAGATCTTCTACAGTAAAGggatcattatttaattttttaaaccACAGCCATGCATATGATGATAACAAAACTAGTGACACCACCTCTAATAGTGCAACTACTGCAACTTCGTTAAGTAATGTTGGCCATATATCGAGAAAAAGTACTACCGACGCAATCCCTACAAATAATACGGTCTGTATACACAACGATATACAACAGAGAAATAAAAACCATGCAGTACCTCCATGCTCATCGGATAATAGGGCAGATGGAGATACCTGGAATAATACGACAAACTCAACAATCccaagaaatatattaacTAATGGACACTTAACGGATATCACCTCTTCTCCCCCATCTACAAACGAAACATGCAGTTCTGTAACGGATAATAGTTCTGCTGATAATTTAAGTAGTAACAAGAGGAGTACTGCGtctattaaattcaataacaaacaatttttaaagGAGTATCTAAACAATTGGGGTTTCTTAAATCCAAAAGAACTCGCCACCAAAAGAGATgagtttttcaaaatgtaTATTGCAACAAGTGGAGACAATGTTTTTCTACCAACAATATCCtctaatgatgatgagtATCTTGCCAGGTTAAATGGACTTCAAGATGAAGAGGATGATATTTTGTTGATCGAAGGAATAGATCTTTCTACTGGAGATAGCCATGGAAGAAATACGAACAGCAATGGTACTGGTCCTTCAAGACATGAATCTTTACATAATGCTGACGATGTTACAGCTGAACAGTTAAGTGAGATACACACGGGAACTGCACTTGGAGGAGACTCTGAAGTAAATGGGAGTAGAGTACCACTTGATGCAGATGAACCACGCTCATCCTCACCGTCCTCTTTAGAGATGGATAATTCCATGGTTGCGCTTAGAATAGCGGTgattatttctttgaacAAAGAAACTGCACTCTCTGATATCGAAGTCGAGCTATGCTCAAGggttaaaatattttggaataaCGGCGTCCCACCCACCAAAACGttcaatgaagaattttatACCTTAGGGGCAACGAGGTGGTCCTTAAATCAAGCAAATTTTAACTTATATATTCCACCACACGTTTCCTCGACTGAAcaaatcattgaaaataattcaatattgaGGGAAAATGAAGTTTTTAAGAATATGCCCGTTGATAAACGAGTATACCTTGATAAAACAAAATCTAGAAAAAGTTTTATGAATTCTATAAAAGCTACGAGCCGCAATCGATTTAAACCTGGCGATTACATATTTGTCCTACCAGTGCTATTTTCTAATGATGTTCCTGAATCAATCTATTTACCTTCGGCAAGAGTCAGCTACAAAATTAGAGTAGGAactaaattcaaaaatagaGTGAACCAAAACAACAGAGGCCGACATAATAATTCAGATAAATTGCAAGTATCTTCATCTGCATCATCGTTGAATGTAACAGAAATGGAGAGCACTCAATCTCATAAATATGTAAGTAAGGGCCTTTTCAAGAAAGTTAAAAACCATCTACATATTCAAAACCAATCATCTAAAAATGAGGATAAAGATGTTACGAATGAACTATTATCTGAATATCCAATTCATATTATAAGAACGCCACCTcccatttcaatttctaCTGCTAATAAAcctatttttattaatagaGTATGGACAGACTCTTTGGCATATGAAATTTCATTTAGTCAGAAATATGTTCCACTTAATAATGAGATACCAATCAAGATAAAGTTGGCGCCAATggttaaaaatatttgtgTGAAAAGGATCCGTGTTAGTATCACCGAAAAGATTACATTTGTCAGTAAGAattatgaatttgaatatgatCAAGTTGACCCAGTTGCAAAAGATCCATATAATCCATACTACTTGGATTTCGCATCGAAGCGaaggaaagaaagaaatttgaatctgCTTGAAATAAGGACCAAAGAGAAAGGTGCTAGAGCAATGAGagaagaaattgttgaGAATTGTTATGACGATAACCTATTATCTTATAGTACCATTGATACAGGATCTGTTCATTCGAAAAATGAGGAGGAGAAGAAAGTTGGAATTACTGAGCCGATTATAATTGAGACCAAACTAGAATTTCCCAAGTATGCAGACCTTGCTAGAAAATCTGCTAAGGTGACTCCGCCATATGGTATCGACATATACACTAATGTACCAACTTTTGACCGAACTGCAGCAGATGACCACCATCGATCAAGCGTAATTAGTTTCCTATCTGGGCATAAAAGTTCTTTCAGTTCTACGAAGAAGAATAGTCAAGAAGATGGAGAACATAATCAAcatgaaaatatcaatcCAAGATTTCGTGAAACTAGATTCAGGACAAACTCTGGTACGAATGTGAAACATCATACGAAACTAAATAGACCTAAACGTGGACTATATTTGGACAGTCTCCATTTCAGTAATATTCATTGCAAGCATAAATTAGAGATCATGTTACGAATCAGTAAACCAGATTTAGCTATACCGGGGAAATTAAGGCACTACGAAGTGTTAATTGATACACCTATCTTTCTAGTTTCGGAACTTTGTAATAGTGGTAATATGGAATTGCCAACTTACGATATGGCTACGAGTGAATTTGAACCCCTTAATGAGGCAATGTTATTGGCACCACCACCTGCGTTCGAAGAAGCAATATCTGTGCCTGCTTCCCCCATTGGCTCGCCGGATCTCTTGGCATCTTATGAACCCGATTTATCATCCATTCAACAATTAAGTCTTTCTAGATCAACTTCCATAAGTAGTCAAGGTGGGCAACTTGATGGTTCGAACCCGGTGTTAGCTGGCCCTTCTACTTCACCTATACGGGATGGAGATGATTTAAGGTTCAATAACCTCGACAAACTATTAGCTAGTCCTGTTCCTTCAGGTGGTAGATCCAACGCTTTCTTTAGGGAGCACAGACCTTCGGAAGATGATGCCCTATTTAAAGAGGATTATTCCATGGCAAAACCTACACGAAAGGTACCTAGACAGATTGGTGGAGATCGTGCCATTGACGATGATGCTGTAGCTGATGATGGAATGAGAGCAGGATCACATTCACCAATTACTGAAGGACATTTCCATTCTCCTCCCAACTACGACGATATTGTGAGTCGATAA
- the SFT2 gene encoding Sft2p (similar to Saccharomyces cerevisiae SFT2 (YBL102W); ancestral locus Anc_7.437): MTEPASTNQFRDALSRWNQSRSQAATQPTSTDSGSSFFGRIGESLNATANDVYQRLPISRQDLIQETQEPEWFTLSRTERLILFICFLLGAAVCFTLCVFLFPVLAIKPRKFGLLWSFGSLLFVTAFGIFMGPIAYMKHLTSRERLPFTIFFFTTCFMTIYFAAFMKSSILTIPCAILQLIAVLYYAISYFPFGGTTLRMLSSMGLSTARGVLRI, translated from the coding sequence atgACGGAACCTGCAAGCACAAACCAATTTCGTGATGCCTTAAGCAGATGGAACCAATCACGTTCACAGGCAGCCACTCAACCAACAAGTACTGATTCTGGAAGTTCCTTTTTTGGAAGAATTGGAGAGTCGCTAAATGCTACAGCCAATGACGTATATCAAAGGTTACCTATTTCAAGACAAGATTTAATCCAAGAAACTCAAGAACCGGAATGGTTCACCTTATCAAGAACAGAGAGgttgattttatttatttgctTCCTTTTGGGTGCAGCGGTGTGCTTCACATTATGTGTCTTCCTTTTCCCTGTATTAGCCATAAAACCAAGAAAATTCGGTCTATTATGGTCATTTGGATCTTTATTATTCGTCACAGCTTTCGGGATATTTATGGGTCCGATTGCATATATGAAACATTTGACCTCCAGAGAAAGATTACCCTTtacaattttcttttttacaACTTGCTTTATGACCATCTACTTTGCTGCATTTATGAAAAGCTCTATACTGACCATCCCATGTGCTATTTTACAGTTAATCGCCGTGCTATATTACGCAATTTCATATTTCCCATTCGGTGGTACAACGTTAAGAATGTTAAGTTCTATGGGGTTAAGCACAGCTAGAGGCGTATTAAGAATCTAA
- the RTG3 gene encoding Rtg3p (similar to Saccharomyces cerevisiae RTG3 (YBL103C); ancestral locus Anc_7.438): MNTEDNDNDAENQRLLDELMRQGSFQFDAHPASTSLQNEYDFMQFHPLRSQGYPGDTPAHHHEKLSYMSSSNNRKHSHNQSPNTSARINHDQNSNIGRQPFISHHASIAQPEPQASFLDDMFATSSSSHPLSTSITATSANAYSTANSTHPQRFSSHQENASMNSFSRNAHLDSNSEINNKGTPTNILDDTSTYTATTSDHDNIDPNNILNDFLFRPNDDAMFNYADDISTSVGSSINSELLASSYSSSFSFNPTPYLENMTGTSVTSNNNNLNINTIRSPTASSIRPGSFISTSLRNASININNNTPKTRNTSISSYNNTNNNIMDGFTPNGTSAGFGSLSKSALSHLTAEEKLKRKREFHNAVERRRRELIKQKIKELGNLVPPYLLHYDFSTGKQIKTNKGIILNKSVEYVAFLQNVISEQANKKNLLQNKVNELEIELSKLGLNANELIPQTGEGNHNMNSVNETDSHQSIKSEYLKTNESSSGNNTKDNNITLRTPTGANDDLQEFLSGAAIEAQDNERLMFGDDEGNPADYLLEFDS, from the coding sequence ATGAATACTGAAGATAACGATAATGATGCGGAAAATCAACGTTTACTTGACGAATTAATGAGACAAGGCTCTTTCCAGTTTGATGCACATCCGGCATCCACATCTTTGCAAAACGAATATGATTTCATGCAATTCCATCCATTGCGCTCTCAAGGTTATCCCGGTGATACTCCAGCTCATCATCACGAAAAGCTTTCATATATgagcagcagcaacaacaggAAACATTCTCATAACCAATCCCCGAATACATCTGCTAGAATCAACCATGATCAGAATAGCAACATTGGAAGACAGCCATTCATTTCTCATCATGCAAGTATAGCTCAACCAGAACCACAAGCGTCTTTCCTAGATGACATGTTCgcaacttcttcttcttcacaTCCATTATCTACAAGTATTACCGCAACTAGTGCTAATGCTTACAGCACTGCCAATAGCACCCATCCTCAGCGTTTTTCTTCTCATCAAGAAAATGCTTCAATGAATAGTTTCTCTCGAAATGCTCATTTGGATAGTAACTCTGAAATAAACAACAAAGGAACACCAACAAATATTCTTGACGATACTAGTACTTATACTGCTACCACCAGTGAtcatgataatattgatcctaataatatattaaatgatttcttatttaGACCAAATGATGATGCAATGTTTAATTACGCTGATGATATTAGTACCTCAGTCGGATCGAGTATCAATTCTGAGTTACTTGCATCAAGTTATTCTTCGTCGTTCTCATTTAATCCAACTCCTTATCTAGAAAATATGACTGGAACTTCCGTGACcagtaacaataataatcttaaCATTAATACTATCAGATCACCAACAGCTTCTTCTATACGACCTGGGAGTTTTATATCAACATCTTTAAGGAATGCTAGTATCAAcattaataacaataccCCCAAGACAAGGAATACTTCAATCTCAAGCTATAATAATACgaacaataatataatggACGGATTCACGCCAAATGGTACTAGTGCAGGGTTTGGAAGTCTTTCTAAATCAGCTTTATCTCATTTAACCGCAGAGGAAAAGCTGAAACGTAAAAGGGAATTCCATAACGCTGtggaaagaagaagacgtGAGTTGATTAagcaaaaaataaaagaattagGTAACCTGGTCCCACCTTATTTATTGCATTACGATTTTTCGACTGGGAAACAGATTAAAACTAATAAAGGTAtcatattgaataaatcaGTGGAATACGTTGCATTCTTACAAAATGTTATTTCAGAACAAGCTAACAAGAAAAATCTACTACAGAATAAAGTTAATGAACTAGAGATTGAACTGTCTAAATTAGGATTAAATGCCAATGAATTAATACCCCAAACAGGAGAAGGAAATCACAATATGAATTCTGTAAATGAGACAGATTCTCATCAATCCATTAAGAGTGAGTATCTTAAAACAAATGAGTCTAGTAGTGGTAATAATACTAAGGATAACAATATTACACTGCGTACACCAACAGGAGCAAACGATGATTTACAAGAATTTCTATCGGGTGCTGCGATAGAAGCACAAGACAATGAAAGACTAATGTTCGGTGATGATGAAGGAAATCCGGCTGATTATCTACTTGAATTCGATTCCTAG
- the SEA4 gene encoding Sea4p (similar to Saccharomyces cerevisiae YBL104C; ancestral locus Anc_7.440), with protein sequence MGLIKKVTSWSHDNFIDYLSVNPTRDEVTHYKVDPNDESDKSIHRLHTVKDFGSITCLDYSYLDAGLVGVGEKNGYVRLFNIMADLDTGDKDYNENDVDNNKNKKTPIGINIRAKQQRCINALGINSNGLIAMGLDRNRNDSSLQIWDINYQNVESDVANIAFAYCVNESIISLKFLNDTNILAASSKFIKEIDVRVPQPIYQHPTRLTYDIKLNPFNDWQFSTYGDDGTLAIWDRRKITDQTNDINQISPLITFEKLVGTGAASRKYMNTCFRWSTIRKREFATLHRGDTIKLWRLGATGGTTEDSNNVENLFVSTVHDIDTTFDRVATFDYIPKENFRSSLLCMRQSGTVYRMPLKQCYSKVSFNTSNSLLLSNGEISELDEIRINQDAQKANSENITTVLKNLSFEDLDVADEYQKSVGTTSSEEEDYLSDNEDRGRRKDSKVDLQHNYDNEQHYHLEAHSSHDGNDPYQIYWKAEKLLQKDISVIMKSRAELGYGLDPMTTVEMIDTSKALQNNAYIRNTWRWIAIAKSSVDDGTMVSGDLDLGYQGVLGIWNGLDGISNQNRYSEDTILTEKQLNREMEKIIKLRKKEKENQGYKTLLSRFADSPKHMQRKLCLIISGWDLSPADYEDKYHIIIKNGNYEKAAAWAVFFGDIPKAVDILADSKNERLRLIATAIAGYMAYKDQPGNNSWRQQCRKMSSELEDPYLRVIFAFIADNDWWDILYEPAISLRERLGVALRFLNDTDLSKFLQRTSSIVIANGELEGLILTGITPNGIDLLQSYVNKTSDIQSAALISIFGSPKYFRDERVDEWIERYRTMLNSWNLFSMRAKFDVLRTKLSRTSSGIITAVTKPRQLYIQCIHCKKNVNNPKGIEHTSARNILHNNIASLPKMKGFRASDNSDEIRYRYACPHCGTPFPRCAICLMPLGTSNLPFVINGTENDPNESTKNTYDVTSSAVSKANSENGNDNTKSVEPDNIDQLRRKKLRLNEWFSFCLSCNHGMHAGHSDEWFEKHSTCPTPGCNCQCNKQYT encoded by the coding sequence ATGGGTTTGATTAAAAAGGTGACTTCTTGGTCAcatgataattttattgattaCCTTTCAGTAAACCCAACTAGAGATGAAGTTACACATTATAAAGTTGACCCGAATGATGAGTCAGATAAATCAATCCATCGATTACACACAGTCAAGGATTTTGGTAGTATAACATGTCTAGACTACTCTTATTTAGATGCTGGATTAGTTGGAGTAGGTGAAAAAAACGGATACGTtagattatttaatattatggCTGATTTAGATACTGGTGATAAAGATTACAATGAGAATGATGtcgataataataaaaataagaagaCTCCCATTGGTATAAATATTAGGGCTAAACAGCAGCGTTGCATCAATGCATTGGGGATAAATTCAAACGGTTTAATCGCCATGGGATTGGACAGAAACAGAAACGATTCATCTTTGCAGATATGGGATATTAATTACCAGAATGTAGAGTCTGACGTGGCAAACATAGCGTTCGCATATTGTGTTAATGAGAGTATAATATCTTTGAAGTTCTTAAACGATACTAATATCCTAGCAGCAAGCAGTAAGtttataaaagaaattgatgtCAGGGTACCACAACCAATATATCAACATCCAACAAGGCTAACTTACGATATCAAATTAAACCCATTTAATGACTGGCAATTTAGCACATACGGTGATGATGGTACCCTAGCAATTTGGGATAGGAGGAAGATTACTGATCAAACGAACGatataaatcaaatatcaCCGTTGATTACGTTTGAAAAGTTAGTAGGAACTGGTGCTGcatcaagaaaatatatgaataCATGTTTTAGATGGTCGACAATACGAAAGAGGGAATTTGCAACGTTGCATAGAGGAGATACGATTAAATTATGGAGATTGGGAGCTACTGGAGGAACCACAGAGGACTCCAATAATGTCGAAAACTTGTTTGTCTCCACCGTTCATGATATTGATACGACGTTTGACAGAGTGGCTACATTTGACTACATTCCTAAAGAGAATTTCCGTTCCAGTTTACTCTGCATGCGGCAATCTGGTACAGTTTATCGAATGCCATTGAAACAATGTTATTCAAAAGTTTCCTTCAATACTTCCAATTCGTTATTGCTATCAAATGGCGAAATATCTGAACTTGACGAGATAAGGATTAATCAAGACGCACAGAAAGCAAATTCGGAGAATATTACTACAGTGCTAAAAAACCTATCTTTCGAAGATTTGGATGTTGCTGATGAATATCAAAAAAGTGTCGGCACTACCTCTAGTGAGGAAGAGGATTACCTAAGTGATAACGAAGATAGAGGAAGGCGAAAAGATTCAAAAGTAGATTTACAACACAACTATGATAATGAACAACATTATCACTTAGAAGCCCATAGTTCTCATGATGGAAATGACCCATACCAAATATATTGGAAGGCAGAGAAACTTCTACAAAAAGATATTAGCGTTATAATGAAGTCGAGAGCAGAACTTGGATATGGTTTAGATCCCATGACGACAGTTGAGATGATTGACACCTCAAAAGCTCTTCAAAACAATGCATACATACGCAATACATGGAGATGGATTGCCATTGCAAAATCATCAGTCGATGATGGTACAATGGTTTCTGGCGACTTAGATCTTGGCTATCAAGGAGTACTGGGTATTTGGAATGGATTGGATGGAATATCCAACCAAAATAGATATAGTGAAGATACAATTTTAACTGAGAAGCAACTGAATAgagaaatggaaaaaatcATAAAATTACGcaagaaggaaaaggaGAACCAGGGATATAAGACATTGCTGTCCCGGTTTGCCGATTCTCCTAAACATATGCAACGGAAATTGTGTTTAATTATATCAGGCTGGGACTTGTCACCAGCAGATTACGAAGATAAATATCacattataataaaaaatgggAATTACGAAAAAGCAGCGGCATGGGCAGTGTTTTTTGGAGATATACCAAAGGCAGTAGACATTCTTGCAGATTCTAAAAACGAAAGATTGAGACTTATTGCGACCGCCATAGCGGGTTATATGGCATATAAAGACCAACCAGGTAATAATTCGTGGAGACAGCAATGTAGAAAGATGTCATCTGAATTAGAGGATCCATATTTAAGAGTAATATTTGCATTTATTGCAGATAATGATTGGTGGGATATTCTTTACGAACCAGCGATTTCTCTACGGGAGAGATTGGGAGTCGCCTTACGATTTTTAAATGATACCGATCTATCAAAATTTTTACAACGGACGTCATCAATCGTTATAGCAAATGGTGAACTGGAAGGTTTGATTTTGACAGGCATAACTCCAAATGGTATTGATCTGTTACAATCATATGTTAATAAGACTTCCGATATCCAGAGCGCAGCTTTGATATCGATTTTTGGGTCTCCAAAGTATTTCCGGGATGAACGAGTTGATGAATGGATTGAGAGGTACAGAACCATGTTAAACTCTtggaatttattttcaatgagGGCGAAGTTTGATGTGTTGAGAACTAAACTTTCAAGAACGAGTTCGGGAATTATCACTGCGGTAACTAAACCCCGTCAACTCTATATCCAATGTATACATTGTAAGAAAAATGTCAATAATCCAAAAGGGATTGAACACACTTCTGCTAGGAATATTCTTCATAACAACATAGCATCTCTTCCCAAAATGAAGGGCTTTAGGGCGAGTGATAATAGCGACGAGATTCGGTATAGATACGCTTGTCCTCATTGCGGGACGCCATTTCCAAGATGTGCCATATGCTTAATGCCATTGGGAACATCGAATCTCCCGTTTGTGATAAACGGAACCGAGAATGATCCCAATGAAAGTACTAAAAATACGTATGACGTGACGTCTTCCGCGGTCAGTAAGGCGAACAGTGAAAATGGAAACGATAATACCAAGTCAGTGGAGCCTGACAATATTGATCAGCTAAGACGCAAAAAGTTACGTTTGAATGAGTGGTTTAGCTTCTGCTTAAGCTGTAACCATGGGATGCATGCTGGGCATTCTGATGAGTGGTTTGAAAAACACTCAACCTGTCCGACCCCTGGTTGTAATTGTCAATGTAACAAGCAATACACATAA